TAAGGCGCCATATAGCTCCCATCCCCACCAAAAATTATGCACATGGGGAATCTCTTCTGTATAATTGATACAATGTCTAATCTCTTCTCGTCACCACCAAGGAAAAAATCAATGTATGCTACCATTAAATCTGGAGTTGCCCCAACCTGCATTGATTGTTTCTTAAATTAAAGACATTAATATGGAGGAAAGCGTGCACCACTTAATACATTGAAAACCTTAAATTGCAAGGTGTTAAATTCAAATACCAGTTTGTCAGAGAAAATTGGTTTACGGATGTATAAATAACATTGTGGCTTACAATTGTCTAGTGTGTAAATGAAGAGACGCAGTCTAATAAACATGACAACAACATCCGAATTTGGATACAGCCATGTTGTAACTTTAAAGCTAACGTACTGATTGCTTATATGAACTCTAAATGATCACAAAGAAGTAACCAACAAACTTTCTGATGGTATATTACTAATCAAGATATAATTCTTAGAAGTTGAAGCATTTTAATCAATAGAATATAGAATAAATACATTGGTAAAAATCTCTACCATTAAACATGCTTATACCATGCTCAAGAACATATGCAATTTATGGAAATCTTTCCAAGGAAAACCAAAAGTGAAATCTTGATGGTGAGAAGGTCAACATAAATTATATTCAGTGAAAGGCCAGCCGCTTATACCATAGGAATATGATGCACTAGTATCAAAAAATCATATAACcttaaaaatcaattcattttaGAATTTTAGTTTAGCTTTGATTTTTCATGATGACTGTATTATTATTCCATAACATTTACTAGAAgcttttcagattttttatatCAACTTAGACTAACTTTTtccttctctttattttatactGCTACTGTCAGCAGACCAGGCCTTGGCCTATTATTGGTCTTGGATTGTTCGTTTGATGTTTGTGTCTTGGCTAGGAAGCCCGAGttgagatcctctccatttactTAAAATAAACGGAGAATGTCATTTAGTGAGAGATAGATACAAAAAAGTTGATGGTGGGTCCCACcactattaattatttatacttttttccaaatttcattttctttatctctCCAGATGGAAGAAATTGAGAGGGTACTAGATGGAGAGGGTACTAACTCAGGAAGCCTTACTAACCTACAAACCATCCTTAACCCTCACATTACCAAATTCCCAATGAACCTTTATTCTGCTTATTTATTACAACCTCATCCTTGATACATCATCAATATCTTAAATCCTAAAGGCCTCTGCTTACCTACATCATTCTACCTTGTCTCTAACTATTGCAAGAAAAATTATATCAACAAAAGTGAATAACTAGGAATTTTGTGGAAAATACTCCAGGATGTTAAATGTTTAAAAAGTCAAACCTTCATCCCTTTATACAAAGCACGGGATCGACAGGAGCGTAGACAAGAATGATCATATTCAGACTTGACATATTCCTGAAGGCGGCCAATTTTGACTGTTCGCCGCCAACGCTTCCAAGACCAAGCACAAGGATATGCCACAACTGAAAGTATACTGTGCACAGATCCTTCCCACCAATCATATGCAGCAACAGAATTGATCTCATCAATAAATCTATTAAAAGCATCCTCATACCTGCATCCCATTAGGATCAAATCCTAATCAGAACTATAATTATTGTTTAAGAGCAAAGGTATaatataaaacaattaatgtgTCGTTTCAGCTAACAGATAAAACTTTTGGGATAGATGGTTGATAACATTGTTTCAAAAACTATTAGGAGAAGGCATATTAATAATTTAGTATTACATCACAGAAGTTTTACAGTATTATGATGAGATTTGAATGCTAAGGTGTCATTAAGCCTCCCAAACTGGGTTtgtttatcttttctttacACATAGATGCCTGATGTAGAATCTTTATTGAGGAGTCTTTCCCGTACCAGACGTCTTTTGCAATAGAAACTAAGAAAAACTTGTTTGGCGGAAAATATAGGAATTCAAGAAGTACAGAGTAAAATAAGTTTGACCTAGGTGGAATAGCCGTGATTTTTAGCAACACTGAAGATTTATGATTTGGACTAAAACAAATATACTATCCAGTATTTATCAGCACATGGTCGACAAAGTAAAATGACATCAGAATCCATGACATGCACATGTGAATAAGTATTTTCttacacaatttcaattatAGCATGGGGAGGTGAGTAAGGAAGATGCCAGGGTTCTCTGAACGTATTAGGACCCATAAAGTACATTCTGTGTACATGACTTTGAGTTTCATCAGTTCTGGCTCCACGCacctagtttaaaaaaaaaaacaaatgtaaaGCATCTAATAGTTTCAGACGTAATGTGTTGAAGGTCAATTATCTCCACAGCAAGACCTAATTAAACAGTGCACACTTTGGTATCAGAATAGTACCTCGGAAAGAGAAAGGAGATGTGGAAAACTATGATGATTATGGTGTTCAATTGAACTCGAACTATGATATGAACCAGAACCAATCAACTTGATTCTCAAAGTACTTAATAGCAGAGCCAGCAGTAATAAAACAAATGACAACACTACTGAAAACAGCCAGGGACCGCCAAATGTATAAATTAGCTCCTCTAGAGGTGTATAGCAATTCGGCATTCCATACTTATCTGATATACATTTATATGGACAAGAGCGCGTTGTAACTCCCCCTGCAATGAAAAGGACCGCATTAAAAATGAGAGATAGAGCAAAGTTAGGGACATAAAGCCAATATAAACCGCATTAAAAATGAGAGATAGAGCAGAGTTAGGGACATAAAGCCAATATAAACAATCAAAGATACCTCGTTTATATATGAAATTTGCACGATTTGGAAGAAGATCAAGAGGACAAGGAATGCAAAGATGTGCATCGGAACCATCGACATCTTTGTAAGTACCAACAGGACATTCCTGAATATTTTACAAGAGAATACAATCACGTCTtctaaaaatatactaaaaatatACGTACAATGGGGCAAAAcgaaaaaacattttttcaaagCGGAGCTCGCTAGTTTCTCCATTTCTTGTTTACCACAGAAAGTGACAGATAGATACACATATCCAATAGTCTAGgcaaaaacaaatgaataaaaagaaaaccaGTGGAACAAACCTCGCAGAAGATTCCATACAGGCCTTTTGGACATGCTTTCCCAGTTATGGTACCCTCCTGTCCATGAAAGCCATCATTGTCTCCAGCGCCTCCACTGTTTAAAATCATAAAGAGGTGCTATTTTTTAGCAGTGtatttaaagaaaatgtatgTTACCTTTTTAGCGAAATAATGATTACTGATTACATTATTTACAACAATCATGCTTCAAGTtacttaaaatagtaaaatttcaGATTGGTACTCAAAAGACTATGGTGTATGTTCATTAGTCCTCTAAAGATGAAAACAGTATTCTAGACCAAGGAAAAGCAGGAACGTTCTATTATGCTCTGATTCTAAACCCATTAACAGAAAAGTGATGATGCATACCTATAGTTCATGGTGCCGCTAATACTTGCAACGGGAAAATACTCTTCCCCCGTACCAATCTTTGACCAATGGAAATGAACTCGgcctcctcctccaccaccaccaccaaggGAGCCACCATTACCCCCAACAATAGATAAGGAGGAACTCTCCAAAAGCCTGAATTCTTGAAGGAAAAGAAGGACTGTTCCACCAGAACCTCCGCCAAGACCACCAACCAAAGAACCATCACTGCTTGTTATTGCTTTGCTAAAGCTTTCACCATCGGCCCTCAAGGATCCATATAGGTCAAGCCTCAAAAGTGGCCACTGAATGGATCCCATCACTAGCCAAATTTAAACAAGAATAACTTAGTATTACAAAAAGTAGAGATATTTTCGTCATATAAAGAAGAGGCAGACATATAGAATCTGCATCCATGCTAATATCAGAAGCAAACTAGATAATCTGTTTTATTGAAACATAGAAACTCAAGGGATATTTAAAACTATTTACCAATCATCCCTCCTCCAACAACATGCCCATATGACTCATTAGGGCCCTTAGTTCCACTTCCCAATTCACATGGAAGAATAGCATTTCCATATTCATTGCCACCAATACTCATTATCCCATCGACATATCCAGCCCCTCCTCTTCCACCATGTCCAGCACCGCCGCCAGCTCCATTCAAAAAATTCCCCTTACCAATGCCTTCGGTGCAACCTGAAAAAGGTCTTGatctaattaaaatataaaattataatattcttttttggCAATTAGCATTTTGACTAGCATGCAAAAACTTAGAAGGGATGAAAGTAACCAAGAGTAACGGATTTTGCAAAAATTTAGTTACCTAATTCAGAGGCCGTAATGATACCATCAGTATCAACAATCACAGTCCTTGCCCTGTGAATATGAATTATGCTTCCCTTCATAATGCCATTTACAATAAGATCCTCAACACGACAAATCTACAAACactcaaaagaagaaaatattgcTGTTATTGAACCTCGGTCAAAAAGCAATGCCCAACCAAAAAGTTGAATGTGTTGTACTAAGGAGAAATGCACTGTACTTGTTGGTATTTCAGATcacttttttctataaaattaaaactcTTCATACTTTCACCCAACAAGTTAAGcttttaagatatttggttcaCGACAAATTGCATTACATTAAATGCAACAGAAGTGGGGGGAAGACGTTCCAACTGAGTGTAATAACTGAATATCAAAAAAATAGTGCAAgaatgtcttttaaaaaaaaaatacatctaaaAGTAAAACCTGTGCTAGAAACAAATCTTACTTGAAGTGAGAAGGATAGTGTATAATTGACATGACAGTCGTCAGGTGGAGTTATCAAATCTATTGGGCATCTCTGAGTGTCACAGAGATGTTTTGTAACCCTACAAACATCATTAAGAAAACAGAACAATATAATCAATTAAGTTTAGAGTTTCAGAGGAGTTCAACAGCTGGATGGAAAACATTTAAGACAAGCAATGCGGTTACAAAAGCAATCATACTTACGTGCCTCTACTAGCATCATCATCCAAAGGCGCTTGAAGTAAAGAACCTGGACCAACCTGTCAGGAGGGGAGGGCTGTTAAAATACTGCATACAAATTCATGAATTCTGGAAACAGTGACAACACACAAAACTTGTCGTAATGCgaaaagaaaacagaaataGAACATGTGCATGCTGAAAATTCCTGCTTTCTGATCCATCTATATCGTGGCTATGTAGATATTTGCTCCTACTAATCGTAGACAGCATGTTCAAAGAGTTAATTGattttatcttttggatattGGCATCCCCGGCATGAGGGAGAGCCCTAAACAATTAAAACTCTAGAAGAATGTAATACAAATctcttgtaagttgtaacacttaaaattctttaaaaaaactataagagtATTACTGTATTTGTAATTGCTTACAGTTACATTATAGAAGAGAGACAAGGATAGCCGCTGGCCTTTGATAGCATCACCGTCACCAGTCAATTGTAGCAGCCCCTGGCCATATAAGCCCAAGTTTGTATTTGAACTAATTACGGAACGTTGCTGCAAAGGTAAGAAATCACAATCACCGTGAACACTCCGACCCGCGAAGAACAAGATATGGTTCTGTAACCAAGAATACTACATAACTTGAATTAATGATAAAGACCATTTACCCTTAGGACAGCCAGATTTCTCACTTCAAGTACTGAAGCAGACACAACAGTACTTTTACCACCGTCAATTTCCATTGTGGAGTTCCACATGAGTAGCATTTTAACAGCAACTCTAAATGCACCAAAAACcttcatatatatattaaaggtaaaattgttaaataataaGCTGACAGTTGAAACTAAAGCTCacataaatatgattttaaaacAAGGGACGCCTAAATGGATTGAGAGTAGAATTAAAATTACAGAAAAAACACTTTGAATCGCTATATTGTACCTTTATGATAGAATCACTCAACAAAAGTTCTTCTGCAACAAGCTCAAATTCGGAAATTGGAAAATCAGACAACCCAAAGATTAAGCTTCCTCcattataaacacttatttGGCCTCTTACCTTCATAATTGGAGAATTCaaataaacatcatatatattaGGCTTCAAGGGTTAAAAATTGCATggactaataaataaattaaatgaaatatatataatggtccaatgaaattattttcaaacgcaaaatgtaatattaaagaaaaagttTCACACAGGACCTTTTATTCTTGAAAACTCTATAAGGAAACCAAATTGGCTCACTATAGTCGTTATAACAAAATCAAGGTATCCACAACTTAAGGGAAACGTGGAAAGAATCTCTACTAGCATTGATATATACTTTTAAAAGCCATGGCTCTGTCATACACAATGCTTTATAAAGTAACTCAAAGATCGACAGAAGCTGTTAAGGAAGAGAGAATAGATACATATATGATTGAATCCATCTGTCTAAATTACACAACAGATATGCTAAGATAGTCATGATgtaattaaaagaataaaaaagtcCTCACTAAAATAGTTGCAAGATATGACTAGCTTATTTACATTTATTTCAACACTCTCTCTCATGCTAAAGCATATAGGTCATACAAACAAAGCTTGGTACATATATTTACTTATCATTGTCATGGGGCCTTTGAGAGACTAGTTGAATCATCCGCATATCGATCATTTGAATTGACTAAGCCAATTGTGATATCTCTAGATAAGACTTTTTCGCTACTAAAATGGTACTCCCTCCCTAATTACAAGACCATTTACAAAACAATggttgtccctaaatataagactCGCtacaaattactagatgcatttatcactctttttccaattatacccctTATTAATACCATCTAATTATCTTGGAATATGATAAGTAATATTGAATGCATTTATCTACAAAGGATAATTTAGTAATAGTCACACACATTTCAGACAAATTTATTACtccaacaacttttcttaataccCGTGTTTTTTTTAGAGTGTTCTTATTAaaagggacagagggagtaataaATTACAGAATGCTTCGTGAAAGTGGAATTGGATGTGATATGTGGCCTGAAAACTGTTATGAAAGAAGTGGTCTGTTGCAGCAAAAATTCTCtgaaaaatgtgtaaaatatagtGATAAAATGGCTACATAATGTGTATAACTTTCCTACCTGAACTCTGGACCAAACAAGTGGAACCAAAACTTTTGCATTATTTTCCACATAAACATTTGACCATAAAGGGCTGGTTGAGAAGTCAAGCAAAGGAGTTTCTGTTTCTGTTGAGACATTGTCATTGCTGACTTTTAAACTTAGTAAATTTGCATTGAAATATGTGCCAGCTGCTCCAGAATTCCCAGTGCAGCCAATACTCGAACCACCTGTCACAACAAATGCATGTATTGTGTAGAAGTTTCTtctattcaaattaaaaaaataaaaaataaggcaTGCTTGCATGTTACATGAATAGAAGAAAATTGAAGATACAGCAACTATCAAATTGTCAGCCAAAAACTTTATATCAAGAGAACATATACAAAAACATTATGTGCAACATCAACACCACCAAAAGATTCGGGTTTTGTGCGAGTGTGTAAAGGAATTAAACTCCTTGCTTTTGGACAGAGGTTGGCATCCACCTCTTTTCACAAGGATACAAGGGCAGTCTTCAAAGAGTCTGAAAGAATTAAGCTTGTAAGGGACGGAAACAGATACTTGCTTGACATGAAGGACAACAATGTGACAATTGAAAGCCAATCACATAAAAATGGACTCTAATCTGGAATAATGGACAGATTCCAGAATCTAAAACAAGAGAACAACATTTCAGAtaatcttcaaaattcaatgGAAAGCCGGACAAGTTGAGAGCTTTTGTTAACAATTGACATCTGCACTCTATActcataaaaatgaaaacaggCCAGGTTTctcaattaaaaatgaattttttcctttacaACAATTTATGTATCACCTACTGTAGCCTGTATGTAACTTAGTATTATATaattcttttttcctttatgaAGGAAGTATCATGTCCTCACCTACACTCATTTTCTTTCAGTAAAAATGTGGTACTTTGCTTATTTCGAAAATTGCGAACAACTTGCATTTGTTTAAAAGAAACTCTATTGTTTGGCACTTTGATTTACATAGATTTAGCTTAACAAGCTTACAGTAGAATTAAACATCAAGCATGGGTCATCTTTGGTTTAACCACCATGTACAGAAAGTGAATGGAAACAAACCATGGACAGTAATTTTAAAATCTTCTTGTATGCTGTAACAATTAAGTGATATTCTTCCTCCACCGCCTCCACCCCATCCCATCCCACCAGCAGCACTGATAATACCATATCCCTTCCTACActcgtccaaaaaaaaaaagccaagtcCATAAGAAAGTTACAAGAACATTACACTACACAACATGTGTTAGTTCCCTAATAAACATGATAAAGATAGTTGTAAAAACTAGAAACTACTCAAAAACCTTCAACAAATACAATTCCAAAAATATCAGCATTTCTtcagaagaaaaagaatacTGCCATTTGCAAATTGTAAATGAAAAAAGAATACTGCCATATGCAATTAGCAAGTGGTTACTGTTGGTAAAAGTGACTTCAGATGCCTTAAAAATGCATTTTCCTCGTCAATTAATAGTTACAGACAGCCTTAAAAGTAGTTTAGAAGCCATAACATGAAAAACAGGTATGTGATCACAGACTAACAAGTACTTCATACTCACAACTTTACGGCGTTAACTATTATACTTCCGCCGGAACCACCTCCCCCATCATACCCTCCATCTCCTCCCTCTGCAGTAACAGACCCGTTTAAATATATAGTGTCCTTCGCTAGAAGCTTAATACGCCCCCCACCATTCCCTCCATATTTTTGTTCAGCAGACTTCCCACCACCCTTGCTCCCGTAGCTCCATGGTTCAGCCAAGGAAGACCATGCATAAACATCACCACCCCAGTTTGTCTTATTGGTTTTTTTACAAGATGCACCACGCCCACCATGCCCTCCACCAGCACCTTCATTATTAACAGGTGTGCCACTAGTTTGGGAAGGTGGTGCCCCACCCAAAGATGATGAGTTTATAGAAGAAATGTAGTCCATGGTGACATTGGCAGCTGATATAATAACAGAACTAGCAACAATAGATGAATTTTGACCAAGTTTAATGTTGCCAGACACATTGACTGTTATCATGCACTCTTCTACAGGACATAACAGCGAAACATGGGAAAGTATCTCGAGGTTCCCAGTACCATATATGAGAATATCGGATTTCAAGTAATGAGTTGAGCTTAGCAAGCATGTTGTATTAAAAGATCCTACACCTTCCAAATCCTCACAAGAAACAGAGTCATTCAACGTTTCAGCAAATGCAAAGTCATCGAGCTGAGAATCATCACTGATAAGCGACTCGGTAGAACCCAACAAGAGTTCCAAGTCAATACTACTATTCAAATTATGTCCTGAACAAACAGAAAGGCACGGTGTATGAAGATATCCCAATAGAATGCAGCACCAGAGGTACTTAAGCATTACCGTCGAGTGCATCACCAACTACAGCAGGTAGGTATAGGTAGAACTCAAAATGAATGTAAAGTTTCAATCAGGTCTGTGAAGATGATGATATGTAGTTATGTCGGAAAGCTACCTCCATACGAACTAGTTAGTATAGAAGGAAGGCACTTTTATACGTATATTCTGCAAGTAAATACACAAAGACATGAGCACTTATTATAATATCAACCAGCATCAATAAAACACGAATCTGTGAAATGTGAGTGAACATGAATCAAATATATCCTAAGTTTGTCGCAATTGATTTGTGAGAGAAggaatgaattaacataaatatatgGTATTTGTTAACTTAATTCATCAAAAGGTgcagaaaattgaaattgaagaagtAGTAAAGGTCGATCGGAAAAGAATTCATGCAATGCGATCGGAGTGattaattaagagaaaaatgattattgaaagaaagaaagaaagaaaggtgATATTCAAGAAGTAAAGTAGTAGAGAAGTGAACTAACCGTAACAACAGAGTGAGTGAGTGAATGAATCTTTctttgattctgtttgttgttgttgatgaaaggtcagagagagagagagagagagagagagacagagTCGGAGTCAAATGAGAAtcgtttttctttctcttttgcttttttcactttttcattcttccagtattgtattgtattgtattgtattagTTAGAGAAAGAAAGTAACGTAGGAAAGAGAAGAGAGTACGACGAGTCCAACCCTACGTTTTGCATAGCTGGAGCCTGGAATGGAAATGGAACCTGCGAGTTTCTCTCTCTGTCAGTAGTAGTACACTCATCATTCACgctactttattattatttttactacttttaCTCCAAAATCAATTGCTCACTCCTTCTCACTATTCAATTCTTCAAATAacttattgttttatttttctaagtcaactttcttttgttttaaactccttctttactctctttttttacTTCAAATAAACTATATTCTCTTTCATTCTTATtagaaacaattgactttttaagtttattgtgtaagtgatgtatctagtctataagaaaaaattgacttacttaaaattgatgtatttgcttaaaatttaaactaaaaacTCTATGAGGATGAATGTCCACCCTAAAAGCTTTAAGAATGGAGAATTCAGTCATGTTAACATATGAGGTGAGATTAGATTTTTTAATCAGAAATACGGcatttgaaaatgatgatattgatGGCAGTTTTTCAATAGATGCATTTGTTTTGACATTGAGACTGGTTCCTAGCATACCAGATTAAGTTGAAGATATTTATGAGGCAGGCTAAGATGACCACTTTATATTGAGGGGTCCAACCTTCACAGAGACACCAGATATCTTCCACGTAAGTAAATTGAATAGACTTGTTCAAGATTGTAGGTAAGTGAatgagattgttttggtcataCCAATTGATAATTCTTCCATTGGTAGTCTAGGAGGTAAATGGCACTCGTGTGTTCATGGGCTCCTAACATTGAGTTAAAATCCCCAATGAGAGATCAAGgaatgttgaattgaattgtAAATTATGTAAAGCACTACATAAAAGTCTTCTTTCTCTATAACATGTTGATCCATAAACAGTAGAAAAAGTAAAAGTTGTGTTGTTTTCACTAAGGGTTAAAGAAACTTGATGATCATCATAGCTAACAACTTGGGGATTCGGGTGGTGAGAGCAAATATACCATAAATTC
Above is a genomic segment from Medicago truncatula cultivar Jemalong A17 chromosome 5, MtrunA17r5.0-ANR, whole genome shotgun sequence containing:
- the LOC11426963 gene encoding uncharacterized protein yields the protein MHSTVMLKYLWCCILLGYLHTPCLSVCSGHNLNSSIDLELLLGSTESLISDDSQLDDFAFAETLNDSVSCEDLEGVGSFNTTCLLSSTHYLKSDILIYGTGNLEILSHVSLLCPVEECMITVNVSGNIKLGQNSSIVASSVIISAANVTMDYISSINSSSLGGAPPSQTSGTPVNNEGAGGGHGGRGASCKKTNKTNWGGDVYAWSSLAEPWSYGSKGGGKSAEQKYGGNGGGRIKLLAKDTIYLNGSVTAEGGDGGYDGGGGSGGSIIVNAVKLKGYGIISAAGGMGWGGGGGGRISLNCYSIQEDFKITVHGGSSIGCTGNSGAAGTYFNANLLSLKVSNDNVSTETETPLLDFSTSPLWSNVYVENNAKVLVPLVWSRVQVRGQISVYNGGSLIFGLSDFPISEFELVAEELLLSDSIIKVFGAFRVAVKMLLMWNSTMEIDGGKSTVVSASVLEVRNLAVLRQRSVISSNTNLGLYGQGLLQLTGDGDAIKGQRLSLSLFYNVTVGPGSLLQAPLDDDASRGTVTKHLCDTQRCPIDLITPPDDCHVNYTLSFSLQICRVEDLIVNGIMKGSIIHIHRARTVIVDTDGIITASELGCTEGIGKGNFLNGAGGGAGHGGRGGAGYVDGIMSIGGNEYGNAILPCELGSGTKGPNESYGHVVGGGMIVMGSIQWPLLRLDLYGSLRADGESFSKAITSSDGSLVGGLGGGSGGTVLLFLQEFRLLESSSLSIVGGNGGSLGGGGGGGGRVHFHWSKIGTGEEYFPVASISGTMNYSGGAGDNDGFHGQEGTITGKACPKGLYGIFCEECPVGTYKDVDGSDAHLCIPCPLDLLPNRANFIYKRGGVTTRSCPYKCISDKYGMPNCYTPLEELIYTFGGPWLFSVVLSFVLLLLALLLSTLRIKLIGSGSYHSSSSIEHHNHHSFPHLLSLSEVRGARTDETQSHVHRMYFMGPNTFREPWHLPYSPPHAIIEIVYEDAFNRFIDEINSVAAYDWWEGSVHSILSVVAYPCAWSWKRWRRTVKIGRLQEYVKSEYDHSCLRSCRSRALYKGMKVGATPDLMVAYIDFFLGGDEKRLDIVSIIQKRFPMCIIFGGDGSYMAPYNLHSDTLLLNLLGQHVPATVWNRLVSGLNAQLRTVRHGSIRTALGPVIDWINSHANPQLEFHGVKIELGWFQATASGYYQLGVVVAVGEYSLHGLHQSDTRVGTDEAMRQNVAHGIKNLQQLQHNWQYMSNLLSLKRITGGINGGLLNDATLRSLDFKRDFLFPLSLLLCNTRPVGRQDTVQLLITLMLLADLSVTVLMLLQFYWISLAAFLSVLLILPLSLLFPFPAGLNALFSKEPRRASPSRVYALWNATSLSNIGVAFICCLLHYTLSHMHYPDEASTRNVKREDDKCWLLPIILFLFKSVQARFVNWHIANMEIQDFSLFCPDPDAFWAHESGL